A part of Candidatus Stoquefichus sp. SB1 genomic DNA contains:
- a CDS encoding GDSL-type esterase/lipase family protein, which translates to MNKKKTWIVGIVCMLIPIILTVGIAIFLFQGIATMGENEIRHKTVNYEEISKTSMKQTTVFFGDSITELCPVEDLYAMYTKQTGNPVINRGISAETTTTMLKRIEKTVLVMEPKNLVMLMGINDIAQKVDNQQIINNIHQMITLTKQKSPHTHMILQAVYPVNKSERESLYDKFQLRDRDNETIHSLNQMLEELAVKENITFINVNSYLVNENGELKNEFTFDGLHPNMQGYLAIRDAIMKTLK; encoded by the coding sequence ATGAATAAGAAAAAAACTTGGATAGTAGGGATTGTTTGTATGTTGATACCCATTATATTGACAGTAGGGATTGCTATTTTTTTGTTTCAGGGAATCGCAACAATGGGTGAAAATGAAATTAGACATAAGACAGTCAATTATGAAGAAATATCTAAAACATCAATGAAACAAACAACAGTCTTCTTTGGTGATTCTATTACGGAACTATGTCCAGTTGAGGACTTGTATGCCATGTATACGAAGCAAACTGGCAACCCTGTTATCAATCGTGGCATCAGTGCTGAGACAACCACAACAATGCTAAAAAGAATTGAAAAGACAGTACTTGTGATGGAACCAAAAAATCTTGTTATGCTGATGGGGATTAATGACATTGCTCAAAAAGTTGATAATCAACAGATAATCAATAATATTCATCAGATGATTACATTGACAAAGCAAAAAAGTCCTCATACTCATATGATTTTACAGGCTGTTTATCCTGTGAATAAGAGTGAAAGAGAATCTTTATATGATAAGTTTCAATTAAGAGATAGAGATAATGAAACAATTCATTCCTTAAATCAAATGCTTGAAGAACTTGCTGTAAAAGAAAATATTACTTTTATAAATGTCAATTCTTATTTAGTCAATGAAAATGGCGAATTGAAAAATGAGTTCACATTTGATGGTTTACATCCCAATATGCAAGGCTATCTTGCCATTAGAGATGCTATTATGAAAACTTTAAAATAA
- a CDS encoding helix-turn-helix domain-containing protein, with amino-acid sequence MDALISIIDELYNTQHIPCVIFDEQFQLIHPKITMIDLKEFLHDVFSMTHHHAHILVYDHSVAYARLQVTFEKRTYMIVCSCILNDLQNPQQQLPDNWTKIIPESIIRSHIASLHLMTFQNFIKMLYEICTHQYISPQDIHIDYINKKQSKKKDDILTHRRITQGTPDYYHFEQLLLNAYRDGHFYKVKSLLSEIDVLESQRLTQNILQDLNYKFISFITLITRINIQEGVSSELAFSLSDSILNKLSSIHNTHDLIILFQQSIYDFYQQMTNAKKEHYSLHIYKCIHYIDTHLYDKISLRHLALHTGLSESYLSVAFKNEVGETVTNYIQRKKADEAARLLLFTNKTHIEISCLLNYSSQSNFIQIFKKYKLMTPKQYQDSHLKDH; translated from the coding sequence ATGGATGCACTGATTTCAATTATTGATGAACTATATAATACCCAACATATTCCTTGTGTTATTTTTGATGAACAATTTCAACTTATCCATCCTAAAATTACTATGATAGATTTAAAAGAATTTCTTCATGATGTCTTTTCAATGACACATCATCATGCCCATATTCTTGTCTATGACCATAGTGTTGCTTATGCCCGTCTACAAGTTACCTTTGAGAAAAGAACATATATGATTGTATGTTCTTGTATACTCAATGATTTGCAAAATCCACAACAGCAACTTCCTGATAATTGGACAAAAATTATTCCCGAATCAATTATTCGTTCACATATAGCTTCACTTCATCTCATGACATTTCAAAATTTCATAAAAATGCTTTATGAAATATGTACACACCAATATATTTCCCCACAAGATATTCACATTGACTATATCAATAAAAAACAATCAAAGAAAAAAGACGATATTTTAACACATCGTCGTATAACACAAGGGACTCCTGATTATTATCATTTTGAACAACTTTTATTAAATGCATATCGAGATGGTCATTTTTATAAAGTCAAATCATTATTATCAGAAATAGATGTTTTAGAATCTCAAAGGTTAACCCAAAATATCTTGCAGGATTTAAATTATAAGTTTATTAGTTTTATCACATTAATAACGCGTATTAATATTCAAGAAGGTGTTTCTAGTGAATTGGCATTTTCTTTATCTGATTCCATTCTTAATAAGTTATCATCCATTCATAATACACATGATCTCATTATTCTTTTTCAACAATCCATTTATGATTTTTATCAGCAAATGACTAATGCTAAAAAAGAACATTATTCATTACATATTTATAAATGTATACATTATATTGACACTCATCTTTATGATAAGATCTCTTTACGCCATTTAGCGCTGCATACTGGTTTATCAGAAAGTTATCTTTCTGTTGCATTTAAAAATGAGGTTGGTGAAACTGTGACTAACTATATCCAAAGAAAAAAGGCAGACGAAGCTGCCCGTTTGTTATTATTTACAAATAAAACGCATATTGAAATCAGTTGTTTATTAAATTATAGTTCACAAAGTAATTTTATTCAAATCTTTAAAAAATACAAACTGATGACCCCTAAGCAATATCAAGACTCACATCTCAAAGATCATTAA
- a CDS encoding DUF871 domain-containing protein → MLGIALYPDKTTIEEDKNYLSLAKKYGYQRVFMSLLQIDIENPKKSIQRLKESIQYANELQMEVTLDIHPMVFQYLKIKEDDLSYFAKMGVHTLRLDSGYDGRIEAMMTHNPYHIHIEVNMSKETNYLDLISSYHPQKQYLKGSHNFYPQRYTGLSLQSFMRCSQKFQNAHLSSAVFLTSQQAKVSPWPISEGLCTLEMHRDLPIEVQARHMKMLDMIDDWFIGNAYASEEELKTVSEVYHSQIDTLYIEINDDITDLEKEMLLKYIHEYRGDASEYVIRSSKNRQRYYQCSLPAHKIPKDIQRGDLLILNENYGQYKSEVQIALTDRQADARINVVGRVRHEDMILLECLKPFQCFQLLEKE, encoded by the coding sequence ATGCTTGGTATTGCATTATATCCAGATAAAACAACAATTGAAGAAGATAAGAACTATCTTTCACTCGCAAAAAAATATGGGTATCAAAGAGTCTTTATGAGTTTATTACAAATTGATATTGAAAATCCTAAAAAATCTATTCAAAGATTAAAAGAAAGTATTCAATATGCGAATGAATTACAAATGGAAGTGACATTAGATATCCATCCTATGGTCTTTCAATATTTAAAAATAAAAGAAGATGATTTATCTTATTTTGCTAAAATGGGTGTCCATACATTAAGGTTAGATAGTGGTTATGATGGGAGAATAGAAGCTATGATGACACATAATCCTTATCATATTCATATTGAAGTCAATATGAGTAAAGAAACCAATTATCTTGATCTCATTTCTTCTTATCATCCACAAAAACAATATTTAAAGGGTTCACATAACTTTTATCCACAAAGATATACAGGTTTATCTCTTCAATCTTTTATGAGATGTAGTCAAAAGTTTCAAAATGCTCATCTTTCAAGTGCAGTATTTTTAACATCACAACAGGCAAAAGTCTCACCATGGCCAATATCGGAAGGGCTGTGTACATTAGAAATGCATCGAGATTTACCTATAGAAGTTCAAGCGAGACACATGAAGATGCTAGATATGATTGACGATTGGTTTATTGGCAATGCTTATGCAAGTGAAGAGGAATTAAAAACAGTAAGTGAGGTCTATCATTCTCAAATAGATACACTTTATATTGAAATAAATGATGATATAACGGATTTAGAGAAAGAGATGTTATTGAAATATATTCATGAATATCGGGGTGATGCTTCTGAATATGTTATTCGTTCTAGTAAAAACAGACAGCGTTATTATCAGTGTTCATTACCCGCTCATAAGATTCCAAAAGACATTCAACGTGGAGATCTATTAATATTGAATGAAAACTATGGACAGTACAAATCTGAGGTACAAATTGCCTTAACTGATCGTCAAGCTGATGCACGTATTAATGTTGTTGGAAGAGTAAGACATGAAGATATGATATTATTAGAATGTTTAAAACCATTTCAATGTTTTCAACTTTTAGAAAAGGAGTGA